From the genome of Triticum aestivum cultivar Chinese Spring chromosome 3B, IWGSC CS RefSeq v2.1, whole genome shotgun sequence, one region includes:
- the LOC123067351 gene encoding premnaspirodiene oxygenase-like gives MAAEIPAYYSLLLLLLLVVVTTLYLVGAFRSRRRSAGGQRFPPGPWALPVIGHLHHLAGSSVPPHHAMRDLARRHGPLMLLRFCQLPVLVATSPDAAREIIKTHDVAFASRPLSPTMHLFLRGSEGLVFAPYGDGWRQLRKICTLELLSNRRVHSFRAVRAEVLGRLLRSVASSASASASVNLTRGLASFVADSSLQAMVGRLRSDDRDTLFTLLREGLKIVPGMTLPDLFPSSRLAMLLSRVPARIDHRNKRMAAFMDSVIQQHRDKKRSAACADGGEEHAEDLLDVLLRLQDDMDSQYPFTTENIKLVIIDLISASSETTSTTLVWAMAELLRKPAAMRRAQDEVRRQLDGHLHYLRLVIKETLRLHPPVMLKRECGGPRQQVLGFDVPQGAMVLVNTWAMGRDPAHWDSAEEFVPERFESCGTPDFKGVDFEFLPFGAGRRICPGVSFGLVHLELALAALLFHFDWKLPDGMVPEELDMTEEAGLITRRRAELVVFAVPHVPVPTDN, from the exons ATGGCTGCCGAGATCCCAGCATACTACTCgctcctcctgcttcttcttctgGTCGTGGTAACTACGCTCTACCTGGTAGGAGCGTTCCGCAGCCGCAGGAGATCGGCCGGCGGACAACGGTTTCCTCCGGGGCCATGGGCGCTGCCGGTGATCGGCCACCTGCACCACCTCGCCGGCTCGTCGGTCCCGCCGCACCACGCCATGCGCGACCTGGCTCGGCGCCACGGCCCGCTCATGCTGCTCCGGTTCTGCCAGCTCCCCGTGCTCGTGGCCACCTCCCCGGACGCGGCGCGCGAGATCATAAAGACCCACGACGTGGCCTTCGCGTCGCGGCCCCTCAGCCCGACCATGCACCTCTTCCTGCGTGGCTCCGAGGGCCTCGTCTTCGCGCCATACGGCGACGGCTGGCGGCAGCTCCGCAAGATCTGCACCCTCGAGCTCCTCAGCAACCGCCGCGTCCACTCCTTCCGCGCTGTCAGAGCGGAGGTGCTGGGACGCCTGCTCCGCTCCGTCGCgtcgtcggcgtcggcatcggcgtcCGTGAACTTGACCCGGGGACTAGCCTCGTTCGTCGCGGACTCCTCGTTGCAGGCCATGGTCGGCCGCCTGAGAAGCGACGACCGCGACACCCTGTTCACGCTGCTGCGGGAGGGGTTAAAGATCGTGCCGGGGATGACCCTGCCGGACCTTTTCCCGTCGTCCCGGCTCGCCATGCTCCTGAGCCGCGTGCCCGCCAGGATCGACCACCGCAACAAACGCATGGCCGCCTTCATGGACTCCGTCATCCAGCAGCACCGGGACAAGAAGAGATCAGCAGCATGCGCCGACGGCGGAGAGGAGCACGCCGAGGACTTGCTTGACGTGCTCTTGAGGCTCCAGGACGACATGGACTCCCAGTATCCCTTCACCACGGAGAACATCAAATTGGTCATCATA GACTTGATTAGTGCGAGCAGCGAGACCACGTCGACCACGCTGGTGTGGGCAATGGCGGAGCTGCTGCGTAAGCCGGCGGCCATGCGGAGGGCGCAAGACGAGGTCCGGCGACAGCTCGACGGACACCTGCACTACCTGCGGCTGGTCATCAAGGAGACGCTCAGGCTGCACCCGCCGGTGATGCTGAAACGGGAGTGCGGCGGCCCGCGGCAGCAGGTGCTCGGCTTCGACGTGCCACAGGGCGCCATGGTGCTGGTCAACACCTGGGCGATGGGCAGGGACCCGGCCCACTGGGACTCCGCCGAGGAGTTCGTCCCGGAGAGGTTCGAGAGCTGCGGCACGCCGGACTTCAAGGGGGTGGACTTCGAGTTCCTGCCGTTCGGCGCCGGCCGGAGGATATGCCCCGGCGTCTCCTTCGGCCTCGTGCACCTCGAGCTCGCCCTCGCGGCGCTGCTCTTCCATTTCGACTGGAAGCTGCCGGACGGGATGGTCCCCGAGGAGCTGGACATGACTGAGGAGGCCGGGCTCATCACGCGCCGGCGGGCTGAGCTGGTGGTGTTCGCTGTCCCTCATGTCCCTGTGCCCACAGATAACTAG